The Gemmata palustris genome includes a region encoding these proteins:
- a CDS encoding NADH-quinone oxidoreductase subunit C yields MSGVWRTADWHEREVYDLVGVFFTGHPNLVRILLNDDWVGHPLRKDYEFPLEYHGIRCR; encoded by the coding sequence GTGTCCGGCGTGTGGAGAACGGCCGACTGGCACGAGCGCGAGGTGTACGACCTCGTGGGCGTGTTCTTCACCGGGCACCCGAACCTCGTCCGCATCCTGCTCAACGACGACTGGGTGGGGCACCCGCTTCGCAAGGACTACGAGTTCCCGCTCGAGTACCACGGCATCCGCTGCCGCTGA
- a CDS encoding NADH-quinone oxidoreductase subunit C, with translation MTATEIAALEERFGPAITGKKLDALDPFVTVEPAQLVEVCRFLRDEPRLKFALLNDITGVDYLEIDAKKVAKAGFEPHLEVLYHLSSFAFPGRASR, from the coding sequence ATGACAGCCACCGAAATCGCCGCGCTCGAAGAACGGTTCGGCCCCGCGATCACGGGCAAGAAGCTCGACGCGCTCGATCCGTTCGTGACCGTCGAGCCGGCGCAGTTGGTCGAGGTGTGTCGGTTCCTGCGCGACGAACCCCGACTGAAGTTCGCGCTCCTGAACGACATCACCGGCGTCGATTACCTCGAAATTGACGCGAAGAAGGTCGCGAAGGCCGGGTTCGAGCCGCACCTCGAAGTGCTCTACCACCTGTCGAGCTTCGCGTTCCCCGGTCGCGCTTCACGCTGA
- a CDS encoding NADH-quinone oxidoreductase subunit B: protein MVTSLEHAINWARESSLWPMTFGLACCAIEMMATGARAYDIDRFGAGAFRATPRQADLMIVAGTVNLKMADRVRRLYNQMPDPKFVIAMGACTCGGGPYYKYGYNVAKGVDLVVPVDVYVPGCPPRPEALLEGLMRVQDKIHKMRELTKGKPAELPVPARTGRVQLPEELADPAKAVAFLAENKERAKPVKA, encoded by the coding sequence ATGGTCACGAGCCTGGAGCACGCGATCAACTGGGCGCGCGAGTCGTCGCTGTGGCCGATGACGTTCGGCCTGGCGTGCTGCGCCATCGAGATGATGGCCACCGGCGCGCGCGCGTACGACATCGACCGGTTCGGGGCCGGAGCGTTTCGCGCGACCCCGCGTCAGGCGGATCTCATGATCGTCGCCGGCACGGTGAACCTGAAAATGGCCGACCGCGTGCGCCGGCTCTACAACCAGATGCCCGACCCGAAGTTCGTGATCGCGATGGGCGCCTGTACGTGCGGCGGCGGGCCGTATTACAAGTACGGCTACAACGTCGCGAAGGGCGTCGATCTGGTGGTACCCGTCGATGTGTACGTGCCCGGCTGCCCGCCGCGCCCCGAAGCGCTGCTGGAAGGCTTGATGCGGGTGCAGGACAAGATCCACAAGATGCGCGAACTCACGAAGGGGAAGCCGGCGGAACTGCCCGTGCCCGCACGCACCGGGCGCGTGCAGTTGCCCGAAGAACTGGCCGATCCCGCGAAGGCGGTCGCGTTCCTGGCGGAGAACAAGGAACGCGCCAAGCCCGTCAAAGCGTGA
- a CDS encoding NADH-quinone oxidoreductase subunit A — MNLQPRGAASDAGAPEPAAAKSLAWIAFADILVFFGVLLVGFAYLWRRGGLGMGTECCGPGTGRRNRPSARSRCV; from the coding sequence ATGAACTTGCAACCGCGTGGTGCCGCGTCGGACGCGGGCGCGCCGGAACCGGCCGCCGCGAAGTCGCTCGCGTGGATCGCGTTCGCGGACATCCTCGTGTTCTTCGGTGTGCTGCTGGTCGGGTTCGCGTACTTGTGGCGCCGCGGGGGACTTGGAATGGGTACGGAGTGTTGCGGCCCAGGAACCGGTCGGCGGAACCGGCCCTCCGCTCGAAGCCGTTGCGTCTAA
- a CDS encoding NADH-quinone oxidoreductase subunit A → MTTLVLFILIFLAAGLTLLAANLVLGRLIRPDLPSAEKAEVYECGEQPVGDAWIQFDLRFYVVALLFVIFDVELAFFFPWAVVFGSAVRAGMNRARRKCVLNRR, encoded by the coding sequence ATGACAACGCTCGTTCTCTTCATCCTGATCTTCCTCGCGGCGGGTTTAACCCTGCTCGCGGCGAATCTCGTTTTGGGTCGGCTGATTCGGCCCGATCTCCCGAGCGCGGAGAAAGCGGAAGTCTACGAGTGCGGCGAGCAGCCGGTCGGCGATGCGTGGATTCAGTTCGACTTGCGGTTCTACGTCGTCGCGCTCCTGTTCGTGATCTTCGACGTGGAACTCGCGTTCTTCTTCCCGTGGGCCGTCGTGTTCGGCAGTGCGGTGCGTGCGGGGATGAATCGCGCCCGGCGGAAGTGCGTGTTGAATCGGCGATGA
- a CDS encoding 4Fe-4S binding protein, whose protein sequence is MRQVPACPVDCIYIDKEKAAPPAKGFVVTGFKIDYTKCMFCALCVDPCPVDCIFMGSNHDISTYTRDGCVVDYAKLPLDVAWGQATLNPTAVQESKRVSLPVWTKTADLPKPAVDGKQTT, encoded by the coding sequence GTGCGACAAGTGCCCGCGTGCCCGGTCGATTGCATCTACATCGACAAGGAGAAGGCCGCGCCGCCCGCGAAGGGGTTCGTCGTCACCGGGTTCAAGATCGACTACACGAAGTGCATGTTCTGTGCGCTGTGCGTGGACCCGTGCCCGGTCGATTGCATCTTCATGGGCTCGAATCACGACATCAGCACGTACACCCGCGACGGCTGCGTGGTCGATTACGCAAAACTGCCGCTGGACGTCGCGTGGGGGCAAGCGACGCTGAACCCGACCGCCGTGCAGGAATCGAAGCGGGTCAGTTTGCCGGTGTGGACGAAGACCGCGGACCTGCCGAAACCCGCGGTTGATGGGAAGCAAACGACGTGA
- a CDS encoding HEAT repeat domain-containing protein produces MLAEVVDTGITGGSSRYQAVLTITMFGPKAYDTITKLTGVAMSDVSYETRRAIASALGRVGFSETTGPNMKALTALADVLAKDVSASVRMEALQSLTLLGPPWDGVRKAGPK; encoded by the coding sequence ATGTTGGCCGAGGTCGTGGACACGGGCATCACCGGCGGCAGTTCCCGGTACCAGGCCGTTCTGACGATCACCATGTTCGGGCCGAAGGCCTACGACACGATCACCAAACTCACCGGCGTCGCGATGTCGGACGTCTCTTACGAGACGCGCCGGGCCATCGCGAGCGCGCTGGGCCGGGTCGGGTTCAGCGAGACGACCGGCCCGAATATGAAGGCTCTGACCGCCCTGGCCGACGTGCTGGCGAAGGACGTGAGCGCCTCCGTTCGCATGGAGGCACTCCAGTCGCTTACGCTCCTCGGTCCGCCGTGGGACGGGGTGAGGAAAGCGGGGCCAAAGTGA